aacagagaGCAAATGTACTTTTTATAATGCCAGGTCTGCTTCAgtcattgagaaatttttttctgccaaatatcatccaaaggaCCTGAACTTCCTCCAATTGTCAATTAAGTCTCCAACTGtgaatttctcaataaatagCGAGATTCTCTCATTTCCACAAGCAACCATCTCCTATGTATTTTGTCGTCATTCTGTCTTAATACGTGACAActctaaatttcttttattttgcatcttttctcagaataatgcaattaatggataatttcctaaaacaaacaattaatcgaataattaacgaattaaaatcacaaatcaaggaaattaaatgccgaaaaatatggaatttcacacactaacaaattcccccacaccATTCCTTTTCTTGCCCTCAAGCAAACATCAATCAGTCTCTTCTTCACCCTTTTCCCTCCTTTCAGTACATCCTCAAATAACTCAAAGTTAAGATGCATTAGAAACCCAAGTccaaaacaacaatcaagaGCACAAGTCTTTATAGcatgaatttttggaaaaaacaTAAGCATCTCATCAATCTCAACaatctcatcaaaatcaaatgaaacaagATTTAACATCCTCACATTGGTTTCACTCTATACTTTCAAAgtgtttagggtttcatttaGCTCTCAGATCAAAACATAGCATGTCATTACCATAAGTTTGCTCATATATCATATCTCCACcactaataaatatgaatacgaTGCGAAAATCAGAGGGTCTTAAGTAAAGTTGTAATGGGGCTTAGGTGAAGGTAGGAAAAAGAATGGAAATGTAGGTGTAAAGATCAAGGTATGAGTGAGTTCTTTTGCATGATATTTAAAGAATAACGAAAATAACTTCTTCAACCacacttttctctttttttttcttcattttagtGAAACTCATCCCTTCTTCaaagattttttgtttatttgcaACATGTAAGAATAATTTGACTTCTTTCTATACAATTATGGATACTTCACTTGTCCTATTCAATACATAAGGATTAATATCTTActtctctttccctttttttttttttttaaatttttcttctttttttttcactccttatATCTACCCAGCTACCCATTTGGTTTTTTTATCATGCGATTCACTCTCACAATATCTTGATATAAGGgttaacaagataaaacaaaaggcTTAAGGGTAAATATTTATAggttaaaacaaataaaaaggaTTCGGCTCATTTTTTGCTATCTATTGGAAAATATAGCTATGGATGGCTTTTTAAGAGTTTTGAAGTGGTTATCCTAAATGCCCTTATCATGTTAATGcatgaattcaaaaaaaaaaatgtggtcTCGAAATGCATAATAGAGCAAATTCTAGAATAACAAGCCATGTTTGATAAACACACAACAAAAAAGGTAATTAGAGCAAAGTGTAATGAAATGCTTATGGGCTTAAAAGCTCACATTGGTGTTCAACTTGTAGCAAACCTTGCacattttcattcaattcaatcattaaaatcaatgagACACTCGAAACATTTGAAGCAAAATCACTAATCATACTTGCCTCTTTCATTCATTCAAACTCGAACCAATAATGCATACTAACTTAGAGCAAATTATAGGACAACTTTCAAAAGAGTCAAAGGTTccaaagagattgaaaattatacatttCCTCCCTCACACTTGATCTttacattgtcctcaatgtagaaaaattaaaactcacatgtaaaagaaaaaatgaaaggaaagtTAAGATGACTTCCTTGAATAAGAGTGTTAGTGCAGTAGAGGAGTGATTGAAGCTGTCGGCATTTGATTTGGGCCTATAGAGATGAAAAGAATTGAACACGGAGGAAAAgagattagaaaaataaaagagaagacacaaaaataaaatttgctcttttttttttaaagtttttttaattattttcttttggtttttttttgttttgtttttgttttgcttttaatttaaatcttaattaaagacataaaatgattaaaaataatgaaaaataagatcaaTTGGGTTGCCTCCTAATAAGAGTCTTTCTTTAACGTCTTTGGCTAGACGCAACCAATTCATCAATTCGAGGGAGCCAAAGATATTTCCTCTACATTGTAGGCCTGAAATCCTTCATAATAAGGTTTTAGACGATGTCcattaaccttaaaatttttattggtaGGGGTACTTTGAATTTTAGCTGCACCATGAGAAAAGACATTAGTGACAACAAAAGGACCAATCCAACAAGATCGTAATTTTCCCGGAAACAATTTAAGTTTAGAATGAAATAGGAGTACTTTTTGTCCAACATGAAAGGTTTTCctagaaatcattttatcatggaaaagtttagtcttttctttataaatccGGGAATTTTCATAGGAATCATTTCTGATTTTCTCTAATTCTTGAAGTTATATCTTCCTATGATTACTTGCCTCGTTCAAGTCTGTATTACATTGTTTGATTGTCCAATAGGCCCTGTGTTCCAATTCAACTGAGAGATGACAAGATTTACCAACTATTAAGTGATAAGGAGACATACCTATTGGAGTCTTGTCTGCAGTTCTATAAGCCCATAAGGCATCATCCAAGCGGAGGCTCTAATCCTTTCTATTTGCAACTTCAGCTTGTCCACTCGTTTGCGGATGGTATGCGGTGGAGACTCGGTGAGTGACATTGTACTTCTTAAGTAATGCCTCCATGACCCGATTGCAAAAATGGGTTCCACGATCACGTATAATGGCTCTTGGTGTTCCATACTTGGAAAAAATGTAAGTCTTGACAAATCGTACAATAGTTTTAGCATCATCAGCTCTTGTTGCCTTAGCTTCAATCCATTTAGAAATATAATCAACAGCTAAAAGAATATAGGAATTACCAAAAGATAATGGAAAAGGACCTATAAAATCAATTCcccaaatatcaaaaatttcacaaaccaaaattgggGTTAGTGGCATTTGATCCCTATGTCCTAAATTCCCACTCCTTTGACACTTAGCACAAGACTTACAGAACATGTATGCATTTCGAAACAAAATAGGCCAATATAACCCATATTCTAGAACCTTTCGTGTTGTTCTTTTCAGGTCAAAGTGACCCCCACATGCATAAGAGTGGCAAAACTCCAAGATAGATTAGATTTCACTATCATGTACATACCTGCGAATTAATTAGTCAGAACATTGCTTCCATAAATACGGATCATCCCATATATAGTACTTagaatcacttttaattttttccttttgggctTTAGTGAGATCATTTGGCAATGACTTAATGACCACATAATTAACAATATCAACATACCAAGGTGTAATACTATTTAAGTGAAAGAGATTCTTATCTAGAAAAGCATCTTGGAGAGGCATAGGGTATTCGTCTGTTACCAATCGACTTAGATGATCAGCTACAGAAGTTTCGACTCCTTTTCTATCCCAAATCTCCAAATTGAATTCTTGTAGCAATAGTATCCATCTAATTAGCCTCGACTTTGATTCCCTATTAGAAAGCAAATACTTTAGAGCTGCatgatcaaaataaacaattactTTAGTGCCCAATAAATAAGAGCAGAACTTTTGTAAAGCAAAAATTATTGccaaaaattcttttttagttGTGGAATAATTTCTTTGAGTATTATCAAGAGTTCTTGAAGCATAATAAATCACACAAGAAATCTTTCCACTTTTCTGGCCTAAAACAACCCCTATAGCATAATTGCTAGCATCACACATAATCTCAAAAGGTAATTCCCAATTGGGTGGCTGAACAATTAACGCAGAAATTAGGTATTCCTTCAGCTGATCAAAAGCTTTCTTGCACTCTCCATCAAACTCGAATTGGACATCCTTTTGTAGTAGTCTTGAAAGTGGTTAGGCAATTTTCGAAAAATCTTTGATAAATCTCCTGTAAAAACCTGCATGTCTAAGAAAAGAATGCACTTCCCAAACATAAGTTGGGTGAGGTAAggattgaatcaaatcaatttttgacttatctacCTCTATCCCTTTAGAAGACACTATATGCCCTAATATCAAACCTTGATCAACcataaagtgacatttttcataatttagcaCAAGGTTTGTTTCAATACACCTTTTCAGAATTTTAATCAGATTATTTAGACAAGATTCGAATGAATTATTGTAAACAGTAAAGTCATCCATAAATACCTCTATGATATTCTCCatataatctgaaaatatactaacCATACATCTCTGAAAAGTGGTCGGGCATTGCAAAGTCCAAAAGACATATATCTATATGCAAAAGTACCAAAGGGACATGTGAATGTCGTCTTCTCTTAATCCTCGGGAGCAACTGAAATTTGGTTAAAACCTGAATATCCATCAAGACAACAATAGTGAGATTGACCAGCTAATCTTtctaacatttgatcaataaaaggtaTAGAGAAGTGATCTTTTCTAGTAGAAGCATTCAATTTTCTATAGTCAATATAAACCGTCTATCCATTTTGAACTCTAATAGAAACATACTCACCATTATCGTTCTTTTGAATAGTGAAACCATTTTTCTTAGGTACTACCTGTATTGGACTTACCTaatcactatctgaaataggatAGATCATATTGGCATTTAagagttttattatttctttcataaCTTCCATCATTGGAGGATTCAACCTTCTTTGAGCTTCCCTCGAAGGCTTAGTATTCTCCTCCAGCAAGATTCTATGCATACAAAGTGATGGGCTCAAACCCTTGATGTCTACGATGGTCTATCATGGCTTCCTTGTAATCTCTAAGGACTCTAATGAGtttttcttcctcaagaagagtgATTTTGTTAGAAATTCTCACAGAAAAGGTTTCATTATCTCTCAAATATACATATTTCAGATGGCTTGGCAAAGGCTTAAGTTCCAATTCAAGTGTTTGCATAATTGATGAAAGTAATTTTGAGTTAGATACgggtaatgaaatataagaaacatcATACCTGGTTGTTTCGAATGGTTCTAGCTCGTAAATCGTATCACTCAATCCGTTATCTACCACAAGCTTCTACTTAATTCTCTGTAATGTTCTTGTGTTAAGTCCTTTATTAAGGACAACCTTCAAATTATCAGAATCCTACAACTCAAAAATTTGTTGAGCTAGCGAATCGATTACATCAAGAACAAAAACTGAATTGACATCACTAGGGAATCTCATGGCTTCATAAATATTGAATCTAATTACTTCACCATCAAATTCTATAGTTAAAGTACCTTTCGAAACATCGATTTTTGTTCTAGATGTCTTAAGAAAAggtcttcctagcaaaattGGGACTGATTTAGATGAGTTATCATATTCCATGTCAAGCACATAAAAGTCAgtagaaaaaatcaattcattaacttgaacaagaacatcttctaACACCCCTTTGGGATATGTATTGGACCTATCAACTAATTAGATTATTACACCGGTGGGTTTTAAAGGTCTTAcatttaaataatgataaattgagCTAGACAtgacattaatagatgctcctagaTCTATCATAGCTTTCTCAACTTTAACATTACCAATCTTGCAAAGGATTGTGAACATACCTAGATCTTTACACTTTTGAGGCAATTTTCTTTGGAGAACGGCTGAAACATTCTCACTAACATGCACTTTTTCATCtccttttagttttctttttgatgtGCATAATTCCTTAAGGAATTTAGCATATCTAGGAACTTgtttaataacatataaaaggGGAATATTTACCTCAACTTTGTGGAAGACTTCAAGGATCTCTTGTTCttgttgttccttttttttctttacaagTTGGCTCGGGAAAGGAAGTGGAATGACCACAGAAGGTGGCGTGCACTTCTCTACAAGAGGGGACGATTTTTGGGCTTCTTTTGGCTCAATTTTGCATTCGATCTCCTTTTCTTTTACGTATTTTAAAATCTTCTTTTTAGGATCCTTTAACTCTTTACCACTCCGCAGGGTGATTGCATTGATATTCTCAGTAAAATTTGCATCTTGCTTTGGATTCACCACAATCTAAGATGGCAATCTACCAGAATTCTGAGTTTCCAATCTTCTAATAACAGTAGCTAATCGGCTTACTTGATTTTCTAGATTCTGAATGCTAGCCCTTGTCTCCTGTTGAAATTGTTGTGCATTATTAGCAAGTGCAGTAACAATTTGTTTAAGAGACATACCTTTCGGCTGAGGTAGGGGTGTTGGATTAAACGCTTGATGAGGGGGCGGCCTATTTTGGTATCTAGGCTGCTGAAAGTTATTGTTCTTTTGGCTATAACTAAAATTCGGGTAATCTCTCCATCCCGGATTATAGGTATTCGAGTACAGATCATACCTCTTTTGGTTCTGATAACCCCCTACGACATTAACATCTTTATGTGTGTCCTCCTGAAGTGTGAGGCATGCATCTGTAGACTGCTCTGTGTTTGAACATATCCTGCAACCTTCACTTGTTGGTGATTCACtacaaatttttctaacaaagAGGTGAGTTTATCAAGTCTTTGCTCAAGAGGATTATTATTGCTTACCTCATTAACCCTTTTCACAGTTGCATCCTGTCTAATGCCAAATTGTTGAGTATTGGCGACAATTGTTGAGAtcaatctttttgcttttattaaagttttattaaccaAAGCTCCACCACTTGCTGCATTGATCAAATTCCTGTCAGACAACAATAAAccttcataaaaatattgaattaataactGATCAGAAATTTGATGATGAGGACAACTGGCACAGAGCTGATTAAACCTCTCCCAATACTCATAAAGTGTCTCCCCACTATATTGTCTAATCCCACATAATTCCTTTCTAATGGAGGTGGCCCTAGAAGCAGGAAAGAATTTTTCTAAGAATTGTCTTTTAAGCTCATCCCAACTAGTGATAGAACCTGATGGTAAATAATATAGCCAATCCTTAGCCTTATCAgttaaagagaaagggaaagcaCGCAGTTTAATTTGCTCTTCACTTACCCCTTGTGGTTTTATAGTGGaacaaacaacatgaaattctttcaagtCTTTATAAAGGTCCTCACCTGATAATCCTCGGAAAGTAGGCAATAAATGGATCAAACCggatttgagttcaaaattgGCATCGATGTTTGGATAGGCAATGCACAAAGGCTGTTGATTGATGACAAATATAGCCATCTCCCTTAAAGTAAGCTCTCGTTCAGCCATTGCTGCTACTCTCGTATGTGTTAAATCCTCTCCTAAATTAATTCcagaagataaagaagaagaaggtttaCTTAATTTAGTTTCCTTGCAGAGTTGTCTTGCAGTCTTCTCGATTTTgggatcaaattgaaattttcctaCAGGGTTCAAACgggtcataaaaaaattaaacaaaaattaaaaaaaaattcagacaAATTATCAACACCAATCC
Above is a genomic segment from Mangifera indica cultivar Alphonso chromosome 3, CATAS_Mindica_2.1, whole genome shotgun sequence containing:
- the LOC123211594 gene encoding uncharacterized protein LOC123211594 produces the protein MAERELTLREMAIFVINQQPLCIAYPNIDANFELKSGLIHLLPTFRGLSGEDLYKDLKEFHVVCSTIKPQGVSEEQIKLRAFPFSLTDKAKDWLYYLPSGSITSWDELKRQFLEKFFPASRATSIRKELCGIRQYSGETLYEYWERFNQLCASCPHHQISDQLLIQYFYEGLLLSDRNLINAASGGALVNKTLIKAKRLISTIVANTQQFGIRQDATVKRVNEEDTHKDVNVVGGYQNQKRYDLYSNTYNPGWRDYPNFSYSQKNNNFQQPRYQNRPPPHQAFNPTPLPQPKGMSLKQIVTALANNAQQFQQETRASIQNLENQIVVNPKQDANFTENINAITLRSGKELKDPKKKILKYVKEKEIECKIEPKEAQKSSPLVEKCTPPSVVIPLPFPSQLVKKKKEQQEQEILEVFHKVEVNIPLLYVIKQVPRYAKFLKELCTSKRKLKGDEKVHVSENVSAVLQRKLPQKCKDLGPFPLSFGNSYILLAVDYISKWIEAKATRADDAKTIVRFVKTYIFSKYGTPRAIIRDRGTHFCNRVMEALLKKYNVTHRVSTAYHPQTSGQAEVANRKD